Proteins encoded by one window of Yersinia massiliensis:
- a CDS encoding filamentous hemagglutinin N-terminal domain-containing protein produces MNCKLYKLIFCHRLGCLVAVGEFIRACGKSFSSASRALIKDKNPKSGILSRLAMLVGFVLGTLPWRLLAHPPLPVNGNIVVGLGEMNIDNRALTVTQQTDKLAINWGSYDIAKGHSVTYHQPSSQSIVLNRVLGNNGSQIHGKLNANGQVFLLNPNGVLFAKGAEVNVRGLVASTKSMSNQDFIGENYKLTSSRLEGRVVNQANLSATTGGYIALVGLQVDNQHSGFIDTPQGKTLFTAGQNVTLNLDEGNLIGVQIQGRQVATLLQNGGLVRADGGVIQLTANGKEALMDTVIDNTGILQARGLIEKMGVIHLDGGDDGVISQRGAIDVSNPQGRGGRAVLEGQRIRLVTGSKIDATGSAGEGTVLVGGDWQGKKSQIGNAHSVVMEKGAHIDASASRLGSGGTVVLWSERYTHFEGNIAARGRGQSGQGGQVETSSAQILTALGQVDVASPNGRKGRWLLDPAEVTIVGNGNESGTSIQTGEIPAGYVSNAQVFTPTANVSQILNSSINAQLDAGSNVTITTSNRDLVDNCRWCNITLSADINKTAGTEATLTLLADGNIEIDNNITSSMGKLNLNLLSGNSTVDSTITLNHSRVILNEGDLLAKHAKENNTAGIILMGGQYAVGNLTLEGNSGVASQIGVNISQSANITVVGEAKILGESSNSNGQGWRGIEISDNSTLASAGNMTFVLASNSKVTWVSSFSNATISSEKNISFQANGSAWGGLAFDDSTITAKSGDVDIRFNGTILTSTNQAVLLNGTTVSGQHVSLASNVSGADGILLNNSQVTATLGDIHANVTSTNKGIWLNSNTTLGATGNISFVGISSGSDTGITIQGASDTLLNNISAQGNITLIGESSNSSHQSTSIAISNTSLTSVGNNIEINGSSAGAGYVHLVNFDLNATVGNVSVNAETLSALPDAQSAALSLEGNNTINAKNGTVIGQALNTAQGAGIGFRTNTTLFTRGNIAFQGETEGAGSNGIIHSDSTPLTVNNDGVLMMDGRSVSGTGLDFSTNNNTLILNGEGDTLIKGSSDTGSGIALSGIENNSNGSVKIDGKSIQGIGAYIFNSEHQINRINITGNSTEGEGLRVSGNATILNSTLAGVSMNGSGVKIDSALNTNSITLTVLDNSTLDGSTTNGKGVEITSDIKGVHQSRINGTTDGTGVGIDIAQNLHVTGTSQADLLTLQGAAIAEAGTGIKLQGNNDLSNTSLSGNTVNGTALAIIGPVTNKGKGKVTFSGTSSESGTGVEVSGMLADIVVSGDSANGTGVRVSGETTLANTTLTGNSANGAGVNISGNLTGSENSAVLGDTVNGTGVNVGHDVDLTGRATTDLLEITGTTSGESGTGVKLNGNNTLDNVSLAGDATNGTGMNISGPIVNHGNTTVDGKSTEGDGVQLNGAVTGGTVNGSSTNGSGVKVVGETVLDNATLNGSSVEGAGLDILANITGSNGSGVQGNTANGTGVAVGNEVELTGAETTDLLSVTGNASGDSGTGVKLNGNNTLDNVSLAGEATNGTGMNISGPIINNGNTAVNGKSTEGDGVRLNGAITGGTVNGSSANGSGVKVVGDSVLDNATLNGSSTEGAGLDIHANITGSNGSGVQGNTANGTGVAVGNEVELTGAETTDLLSVTGNASGDRGTGVKLSGNNTLDNVSLAGKASDGHGVDIPNGAVTNKGNTTIEGNATDRGHGVHVNAVLTGGGMNGSSANNAGIFLNNNAFINEIAILGNTTTHPTAVHIAAPAFIGNNVVINGQIIERSDPRSNINSAQNSGQPSPTSREITAQANEQAWVIPFSLLRKRDQILSTLDGHHSPLSSQLTAYQLSSGQESVGNISFNICVPEGTTTETTGCDEHVLGKWIPLSSTCRQE; encoded by the coding sequence ATGAACTGTAAATTGTACAAACTTATTTTCTGCCACCGATTGGGATGTTTAGTCGCTGTGGGGGAGTTCATACGCGCCTGTGGCAAATCGTTTTCATCGGCAAGCAGGGCATTGATTAAAGATAAAAATCCTAAGTCAGGAATATTAAGTCGCTTAGCCATGCTAGTGGGATTTGTTTTAGGTACGTTGCCTTGGCGACTATTAGCTCATCCCCCCTTACCCGTTAACGGCAATATTGTTGTTGGGCTAGGTGAAATGAATATTGATAACCGTGCTCTTACGGTGACACAGCAAACCGACAAATTAGCCATTAATTGGGGCAGCTACGACATTGCTAAAGGGCATAGTGTGACTTATCACCAGCCGAGTAGCCAGAGTATTGTCTTGAACCGCGTATTGGGTAACAACGGGTCACAAATACACGGCAAGCTTAATGCGAATGGGCAGGTTTTTCTCCTCAATCCGAATGGTGTTCTCTTCGCGAAAGGCGCGGAAGTGAATGTGAGGGGGCTAGTTGCTAGCACTAAGTCAATGTCAAATCAGGATTTTATTGGTGAAAATTACAAGCTGACAAGTAGCAGACTCGAGGGGCGCGTCGTCAACCAAGCCAATTTAAGTGCTACCACAGGGGGGTATATCGCGCTGGTTGGGTTGCAGGTGGATAACCAACACTCAGGCTTTATTGATACCCCCCAGGGGAAAACGCTCTTTACGGCTGGGCAAAACGTCACTCTTAATCTGGATGAGGGCAATTTAATCGGTGTACAAATTCAGGGTAGGCAAGTGGCGACGTTGCTACAGAATGGAGGGTTAGTGAGGGCCGATGGCGGTGTTATTCAACTGACGGCAAATGGTAAAGAGGCATTAATGGATACCGTGATTGATAACACCGGTATTTTACAGGCACGCGGATTAATCGAAAAAATGGGCGTTATTCATCTCGATGGTGGGGATGACGGGGTCATAAGCCAGCGAGGGGCGATCGATGTGAGTAACCCACAGGGACGTGGGGGGCGGGCGGTTCTTGAGGGGCAACGCATTCGTTTGGTCACCGGCAGCAAAATTGATGCTACTGGATCTGCTGGGGAAGGCACCGTTTTGGTCGGTGGGGATTGGCAGGGCAAAAAAAGTCAGATAGGGAATGCTCATTCTGTCGTCATGGAAAAAGGCGCGCATATTGATGCTTCTGCCTCCCGTCTCGGGTCGGGCGGAACCGTGGTGTTGTGGTCTGAACGGTACACCCATTTTGAGGGGAATATCGCGGCTAGAGGCAGAGGCCAATCAGGGCAGGGTGGGCAGGTGGAAACCTCCAGCGCGCAGATTTTAACCGCTTTGGGTCAGGTTGATGTGGCTTCCCCCAACGGCCGCAAGGGGCGTTGGTTGCTTGATCCGGCTGAAGTGACCATTGTTGGCAATGGTAATGAGAGTGGAACATCTATTCAAACTGGTGAGATTCCAGCAGGGTATGTATCAAATGCACAGGTTTTCACCCCGACGGCAAACGTTTCTCAAATATTAAATAGCAGTATTAATGCTCAGCTTGATGCAGGATCAAATGTCACTATTACAACCAGTAATCGAGATTTGGTTGATAATTGTCGCTGGTGCAATATCACACTCAGTGCAGATATCAATAAAACAGCGGGTACAGAGGCAACGCTAACATTACTGGCTGATGGCAATATTGAGATTGATAATAATATTACTTCTAGTATGGGAAAATTAAATCTTAATTTATTGTCAGGTAATTCGACAGTCGATTCCACCATTACTTTAAATCATAGTCGTGTGATATTGAATGAAGGTGATCTCCTCGCTAAGCATGCCAAAGAAAATAACACGGCCGGTATTATCCTCATGGGCGGGCAATATGCTGTCGGTAACCTGACGCTAGAAGGGAATTCTGGTGTAGCCTCACAAATTGGGGTGAATATCAGTCAGTCAGCGAATATTACTGTGGTGGGTGAAGCAAAAATATTGGGCGAGAGCAGCAATAGTAATGGGCAAGGGTGGCGGGGTATCGAGATATCCGATAATTCCACACTCGCCAGTGCCGGTAATATGACCTTCGTTTTAGCCTCAAATTCTAAAGTGACATGGGTCAGTTCATTTTCAAATGCGACAATTAGCAGCGAGAAAAATATCTCATTTCAGGCCAATGGTAGTGCATGGGGAGGTCTAGCTTTTGATGATTCGACTATTACGGCTAAGTCTGGCGATGTGGATATCCGTTTTAATGGCACTATTCTGACGTCTACTAACCAAGCAGTATTGCTCAATGGTACAACCGTGAGTGGTCAACATGTCAGTCTGGCAAGTAACGTTTCTGGCGCTGATGGTATTTTATTGAATAATAGTCAGGTGACGGCAACGCTAGGGGATATTCATGCGAATGTAACTTCGACGAATAAAGGGATTTGGCTAAATTCAAATACAACATTAGGGGCTACTGGCAATATCTCTTTTGTTGGCATATCAAGTGGAAGCGACACAGGGATCACTATTCAAGGTGCTTCAGATACTTTACTTAATAATATTTCTGCTCAAGGGAATATCACCCTGATAGGTGAAAGCAGCAATAGCAGCCATCAAAGCACTTCTATTGCTATCTCAAATACCAGTTTGACCTCTGTTGGGAATAATATTGAGATTAACGGATCATCTGCGGGCGCTGGCTATGTGCATTTAGTTAATTTTGATTTGAATGCCACAGTGGGGAATGTCTCTGTGAATGCAGAAACATTATCGGCATTACCTGATGCGCAAAGTGCGGCATTAAGCTTGGAGGGAAATAACACCATCAATGCTAAGAACGGGACAGTTATTGGTCAAGCACTGAATACGGCTCAGGGCGCGGGAATAGGATTTAGAACCAACACCACGTTATTTACTCGGGGGAATATCGCCTTCCAAGGGGAGACTGAAGGCGCGGGTAGTAATGGCATCATTCATTCTGATTCGACCCCATTAACCGTGAATAATGATGGTGTATTGATGATGGATGGGCGTTCAGTCAGTGGCACAGGCCTTGATTTTTCAACCAATAATAACACCCTGATATTAAACGGTGAGGGTGACACTTTAATCAAAGGGAGTAGCGATACTGGCTCGGGCATCGCGCTTTCTGGCATCGAGAATAATAGTAACGGCTCGGTGAAAATAGATGGGAAAAGTATCCAAGGAATCGGCGCGTATATTTTCAATTCAGAGCATCAAATTAATCGCATTAATATCACCGGTAATTCAACTGAGGGCGAAGGTCTGAGAGTGAGTGGTAATGCCACGATATTAAATAGCACATTAGCGGGTGTTTCGATGAATGGCAGCGGGGTGAAAATTGATTCAGCGCTTAACACCAACAGTATTACGCTCACCGTCTTAGATAATTCAACACTCGATGGCAGCACGACGAATGGCAAAGGCGTTGAGATAACCAGTGACATCAAAGGGGTACACCAAAGCCGTATCAATGGCACCACCGATGGCACCGGTGTTGGTATTGATATCGCGCAAAATTTACATGTGACTGGCACCAGTCAGGCTGATCTTCTGACGCTGCAGGGTGCGGCGATAGCAGAGGCGGGAACGGGGATAAAACTCCAGGGTAATAATGATTTAAGCAACACTAGCCTCAGTGGTAACACGGTGAATGGTACCGCCTTGGCGATCATCGGCCCAGTGACTAACAAAGGGAAAGGCAAGGTAACCTTTAGTGGTACTTCATCTGAATCCGGTACCGGGGTAGAGGTCAGTGGCATGCTGGCCGACATTGTGGTGAGTGGTGACTCGGCAAACGGCACTGGGGTGAGAGTGAGTGGTGAAACGACACTGGCGAACACCACCCTGACGGGGAACAGTGCTAATGGCGCGGGCGTGAATATTAGTGGCAATCTGACGGGCAGTGAAAACAGCGCGGTGCTTGGCGATACGGTGAATGGCACCGGCGTGAATGTTGGTCATGATGTGGATCTTACTGGTAGAGCTACCACAGATTTGCTTGAGATAACCGGCACCACCAGTGGTGAGAGCGGCACCGGCGTGAAGCTTAACGGTAACAATACGCTGGATAATGTGTCGCTGGCGGGTGATGCCACGAATGGCACCGGCATGAATATCAGTGGGCCAATAGTTAATCATGGTAATACGACTGTTGATGGTAAATCGACGGAGGGCGACGGAGTGCAGCTCAATGGCGCAGTCACTGGCGGGACAGTCAACGGCAGTTCAACCAATGGCAGCGGCGTGAAAGTGGTGGGTGAGACCGTGTTGGATAACGCCACCCTCAACGGCAGCAGCGTAGAGGGCGCTGGGTTGGATATCCTCGCTAATATTACCGGCAGTAATGGCAGTGGCGTTCAGGGTAATACGGCCAACGGCACAGGTGTGGCAGTAGGTAATGAGGTTGAGCTGACGGGGGCAGAGACGACAGATCTGCTGAGCGTGACCGGCAATGCCAGCGGTGATAGCGGCACTGGCGTGAAGCTTAATGGCAACAATACGTTAGATAATGTGTCGCTGGCGGGTGAAGCCACGAATGGCACTGGCATGAATATCAGTGGGCCAATCATCAATAATGGCAATACGGCGGTGAACGGTAAATCGACGGAGGGTGACGGAGTACGACTCAATGGTGCTATCACTGGCGGCACGGTTAATGGCAGTTCAGCCAATGGTAGTGGCGTGAAAGTGGTGGGTGACTCAGTGTTGGATAACGCCACTCTCAACGGCAGCAGCACAGAGGGGGCTGGGTTGGATATCCATGCCAATATTACCGGCAGTAATGGCAGTGGCGTTCAGGGCAACACGGCCAACGGTACCGGTGTGGCGGTGGGTAATGAGGTTGAGCTGACGGGGGCAGAGACGACAGATCTGCTGAGCGTGACCGGCAATGCCAGCGGTGATCGCGGTACCGGCGTGAAGCTTAGCGGCAACAATACGCTGGATAATGTGTCGCTCGCGGGGAAGGCGAGCGATGGGCATGGCGTGGATATTCCTAACGGTGCAGTAACCAATAAAGGCAATACCACAATTGAGGGGAACGCGACTGATCGGGGGCATGGCGTACATGTGAATGCCGTCTTGACGGGGGGAGGGATGAATGGCAGTTCCGCCAATAATGCGGGTATCTTCCTCAATAATAATGCCTTTATCAACGAAATCGCGATTCTCGGCAATACGACTACCCACCCAACTGCTGTTCATATCGCGGCACCCGCATTTATCGGCAACAATGTCGTGATTAATGGTCAGATTATCGAAAGAAGCGATCCTCGCAGCAATATTAATTCTGCCCAAAATTCGGGCCAACCGTCGCCTACCTCGCGAGAAATCACCGCCCAGGCTAATGAGCAAGCGTGGGTGATTCCTTTTTCATTGCTGAGAAAACGCGATCAGATCCTCAGCACTCTTGACGGCCATCACTCTCCTCTTTCTTCTCAACTGACGGCGTATCAACTTTCATCTGGGCAAGAAAGTGTTGGCAATATCAGCTTCAACATTTGTGTCCCAGAAGGGACAACCACTGAAACAACAGGTTGCGATGAGCATGTGCTCGGGAAATGGATACCACTGTCATCAACATGTCGCCAAGAATAG
- a CDS encoding ShlB/FhaC/HecB family hemolysin secretion/activation protein: protein MRHFLCPENLFPHQLLKISIILIIVFFCSSLISAPPTRQVPNAGAIGNEIRQTTIEPLLAPHSAEIVLPRSIPFSIVDSPNVSSKVTLREVRIEGDTFLLSAKQSYSAGRDQKLQAVIAPWLGRSLTFSDLQRMVLAITRFYRQQGWIAAQAILPPQRVRDGIVVVHVIAGRLDKPDVNNQSRLNSLFATTVIESNSCIKQVGFFGEKDCSASPAELSHLERTALILNEMPGIAASLALKPGTEPGTTRIYADITPDKIAMGYLGLDNQGNDYSGHNRLLMGGAVNNLTGWSDQLRADLIVSSSTDVFNGRLDYNFPINSYGTRAVLDYSHLNYTLTGPFEPLNAHGHANTWGANLRHPWIRHSAARIDAGIGYYYSQMRDSLIIIPEQKRNLNAGEIGVGGSFSALYRGISHFNLLGTVGHLSLDDEYSQIINSVSNISGDFARLNYRVAHDQGLGPYFFFFNQLSGQMASKNLDSSQKLLLGGPLAVRAYGIGEGSVDKGVLFTTELRARWQPKLPVWVGEGNHITFAAFFDQGWGAYYRQPIANLSENNINLSGFGSYLTFARPADYSLNLIWAHRTGQAVARNPDNDQFWLSAYKMF, encoded by the coding sequence ATGCGACATTTTCTTTGTCCCGAAAATTTATTTCCTCATCAATTATTGAAGATTAGCATAATACTTATTATTGTTTTTTTTTGCTCATCACTCATTTCTGCGCCGCCAACAAGACAGGTGCCTAATGCGGGCGCGATTGGCAATGAAATACGGCAAACGACGATAGAGCCATTACTTGCGCCTCATTCGGCAGAAATTGTACTTCCGCGATCAATTCCCTTTTCGATCGTTGATAGCCCTAATGTGTCAAGTAAAGTCACTTTACGCGAGGTACGAATAGAGGGCGATACATTCTTATTGTCTGCCAAGCAGTCATATTCCGCAGGGCGTGATCAAAAACTACAAGCCGTTATTGCTCCTTGGCTAGGCCGTTCATTAACATTTTCGGATTTACAAAGGATGGTCTTGGCAATAACGCGTTTTTATCGCCAACAAGGATGGATCGCGGCTCAGGCAATATTACCCCCGCAAAGGGTTCGTGATGGTATTGTTGTCGTACATGTGATTGCAGGAAGATTAGATAAACCTGACGTGAATAATCAGAGTCGTCTAAATTCGCTATTTGCCACCACGGTAATCGAAAGTAATAGCTGCATTAAACAAGTAGGTTTTTTCGGTGAGAAAGATTGTTCGGCTTCACCCGCAGAATTATCACATCTCGAGCGTACGGCACTCATACTCAATGAAATGCCCGGTATCGCAGCTTCTTTGGCCTTGAAACCCGGTACAGAACCAGGCACGACACGAATCTATGCCGACATTACGCCAGACAAAATCGCCATGGGTTACCTCGGGCTGGATAATCAAGGGAATGATTATTCTGGGCATAACCGGTTATTAATGGGAGGGGCCGTCAATAACCTGACGGGTTGGAGCGACCAACTGCGTGCAGATCTTATTGTATCCAGTTCCACAGACGTTTTTAATGGGCGATTAGATTATAACTTTCCAATTAATAGTTATGGCACTCGCGCGGTACTTGATTATAGCCATCTCAATTATACCTTGACTGGACCATTCGAACCTTTAAATGCACATGGTCATGCCAATACATGGGGGGCTAATTTACGCCATCCATGGATACGTCATTCCGCAGCGAGGATTGATGCGGGTATCGGGTACTATTACAGCCAAATGCGTGATTCGCTCATTATTATTCCCGAACAAAAGCGAAATCTTAACGCAGGTGAAATAGGGGTGGGTGGTAGCTTTTCTGCATTATATCGTGGAATCAGCCATTTTAATTTACTGGGGACGGTTGGGCATCTTTCATTGGATGACGAATATAGCCAAATCATCAATAGCGTTTCCAATATTAGTGGTGACTTTGCACGTTTGAATTATCGTGTTGCTCATGACCAAGGACTTGGACCTTATTTCTTTTTCTTCAACCAATTGAGTGGGCAAATGGCCAGTAAAAATCTGGATAGCTCACAAAAGTTATTATTGGGCGGGCCATTAGCGGTGCGAGCCTATGGTATTGGTGAAGGCTCCGTGGATAAAGGCGTGTTGTTCACGACAGAGCTACGGGCTCGATGGCAACCTAAGTTGCCCGTATGGGTGGGGGAGGGAAATCACATTACCTTTGCCGCATTCTTTGATCAGGGCTGGGGGGCTTATTATCGCCAACCTATCGCGAACCTGTCCGAAAATAATATTAATTTATCAGGGTTTGGTTCCTATCTTACTTTCGCACGTCCAGCCGATTATTCCTTGAATTTGATTTGGGCGCATCGAACCGGTCAGGCTGTGGCACGCAATCCGGATAACGATCAGTTTTGGCTCAGCGCTTACAAAATGTTTTAG
- the mtnK gene encoding S-methyl-5-thioribose kinase, with protein MSRYYTFTAADAVEYARQFGQVADPQTLIAADEIGDGNLNLVFKIRDAAGVSQVIVKQALPYVRCVGESWPLTLDRARIEAETLLTHSQFCPEHTVNVLHHDAELAVMVQEDLSDHQIWRSELIQGKYYPQAASQLGEYLAQTLFHTSDFYQSAQAKKAAVSRYTNPELCQITEDLFFTDPYIDHERNNFDPVLLPEVLALRQDSALKLAVASLKHRFLTKAEALLHGDIHSGSIFVAEGRLKAIDAEFGFYGPIGFDIGTALGNLLLNYCGLPGLSGPRDAAAGREQRLADIHLIWDTFAHRFLALSQEKTQDSVLATPGYAQQFLQQVWVDTIGYCGSELIRRTIGLAHVADLDNIADEEMRRACQRQALRLGATLILAAPHIDGINDLVSRIRQNG; from the coding sequence ATGTCGCGCTACTATACCTTTACTGCTGCAGATGCCGTTGAATACGCTCGCCAATTTGGTCAAGTGGCTGATCCACAGACCTTGATTGCAGCAGATGAAATTGGGGACGGTAACCTCAATCTCGTGTTTAAAATTCGTGATGCCGCAGGTGTTAGTCAGGTCATTGTTAAACAGGCGCTGCCCTATGTGCGCTGTGTGGGGGAATCTTGGCCATTAACGTTGGATCGCGCCAGAATTGAGGCCGAGACTTTGCTGACACATAGTCAATTCTGCCCAGAGCATACGGTGAATGTCCTGCATCACGATGCGGAACTGGCTGTTATGGTGCAGGAAGATCTATCCGACCATCAAATATGGCGCAGTGAACTGATTCAAGGGAAATATTACCCGCAAGCAGCATCACAACTTGGCGAATATCTGGCGCAAACCCTGTTCCATACATCTGACTTTTATCAGTCAGCACAAGCCAAAAAAGCCGCCGTGAGCCGCTATACCAACCCTGAATTGTGCCAAATCACCGAAGACCTGTTCTTTACTGACCCGTATATCGATCATGAGCGTAATAATTTTGACCCAGTACTCTTACCGGAGGTGTTGGCACTACGGCAGGATAGCGCACTGAAATTGGCGGTGGCTTCACTTAAACATCGCTTCCTCACTAAGGCAGAAGCACTGCTGCACGGGGATATTCACAGTGGGTCAATTTTTGTTGCCGAGGGGCGTCTTAAAGCCATCGATGCTGAATTTGGTTTCTATGGCCCAATCGGATTTGATATTGGCACTGCATTAGGGAATTTACTGCTTAATTATTGTGGATTACCGGGTTTGTCTGGCCCACGAGATGCGGCAGCAGGCCGTGAGCAACGACTTGCGGATATTCACCTTATTTGGGATACATTTGCCCACCGCTTTTTAGCATTAAGTCAGGAAAAAACGCAAGATTCGGTATTGGCGACACCAGGTTATGCGCAGCAATTTCTGCAACAGGTTTGGGTCGATACGATTGGTTATTGCGGAAGTGAATTAATTCGTCGCACCATTGGTCTGGCTCATGTGGCTGATTTAGACAACATTGCTGATGAGGAGATGCGTCGCGCTTGCCAACGCCAAGCACTGAGATTGGGGGCGACACTAATATTAGCTGCACCACATATTGATGGAATTAATGACTTAGTGTCTCGCATTCGCCAAAATGGATAG
- the mtnA gene encoding S-methyl-5-thioribose-1-phosphate isomerase, translating to MQNFNRHDSQTSDLQIIDLQTTHLQTTSLRIVDGQLWILDQQALPQRQVWLLADTVALLIEHIQTLRVRGAPLIGLSASLLLALLAARGLPQAQLEQALIDLRESRPTAVNLMNNLARMQQALLQTDWVTAMAHEALRLVDEDRELCERIAQHGAALVKPGSNLLTHCNTGGLATAGIGTAIGVLLRAHQQGNVRQIWVDETRPLLQGGRLTAWELGELGIPYQLICDSMAASLMAQGQVDAVWVGADRIAANGDVANKIGTYSLAVLAHYHRIPFYVAAPHTTHDPACPNGAAIPIEQRAASEVMGVSGSFGHCQWAPQDAAVYNPAFDVTPAALISGWVLDSGVITPEQVAAGYFQPHQADR from the coding sequence ATGCAGAACTTTAACAGGCACGACTCACAGACCAGCGATTTACAGATAATCGATTTACAGACCACCCATTTACAGACGACCAGCTTAAGAATTGTTGATGGTCAGCTCTGGATACTTGATCAGCAGGCACTGCCACAACGTCAGGTATGGCTGCTAGCCGATACAGTGGCATTGCTGATTGAGCATATTCAAACTTTGCGAGTCCGTGGAGCGCCGTTGATTGGGTTATCTGCTAGCCTCTTACTCGCGTTGTTAGCCGCTCGTGGTTTGCCGCAAGCTCAACTTGAACAAGCTTTAATTGACTTGCGAGAATCTCGTCCTACTGCCGTTAATTTGATGAACAATCTGGCACGGATGCAACAAGCTCTGCTGCAAACCGATTGGGTGACGGCGATGGCTCATGAAGCACTACGTCTCGTTGATGAAGACCGCGAATTGTGTGAGCGCATTGCTCAGCATGGCGCAGCATTAGTGAAACCGGGCAGTAACCTACTCACCCACTGTAATACCGGAGGTTTAGCCACTGCGGGTATCGGTACCGCTATCGGCGTGTTACTGCGTGCGCATCAACAAGGCAATGTCCGTCAGATCTGGGTCGATGAAACTCGTCCCTTATTGCAAGGCGGGCGGCTAACCGCGTGGGAATTGGGTGAGTTGGGTATTCCATATCAGTTGATTTGTGATTCGATGGCGGCCAGCTTGATGGCACAGGGTCAAGTGGATGCCGTTTGGGTCGGGGCGGATCGTATTGCCGCCAATGGTGATGTCGCGAATAAAATTGGCACTTACAGTCTTGCGGTGCTCGCACATTATCACCGTATTCCTTTCTACGTTGCCGCCCCGCATACCACTCATGACCCCGCCTGCCCTAACGGCGCGGCAATCCCCATCGAACAGCGTGCAGCCAGTGAAGTGATGGGTGTCTCGGGGAGTTTTGGTCATTGCCAGTGGGCACCGCAGGATGCCGCCGTGTATAACCCAGCGTTTGATGTCACGCCAGCGGCATTGATCAGCGGCTGGGTGTTGGATAGCGGTGTTATCACTCCAGAGCAAGTCGCCGCCGGATACTTCCAGCCGCATCAAGCTGACAGATAA
- a CDS encoding 1,2-dihydroxy-3-keto-5-methylthiopentene dioxygenase, protein MSGLTIYSDQQPEELLWQSVDAGEIQQQLTEIGVRFERWQADRELGENPQPETVIAAYQHEIDRLVAEKGYQSWDVISMRPDNAQREVLREKFLSEHTHGEDEVRFFVEGFGLFCLHLNGKIYQILCEKNDLLSVPANTRHWFDMGSEPNFTAIRVFDNPEGWVANFTGDGIASHYPRLK, encoded by the coding sequence ATGAGCGGATTAACGATTTACAGTGACCAGCAGCCCGAAGAGCTGCTGTGGCAGAGCGTCGATGCTGGTGAAATCCAGCAACAACTGACCGAGATTGGGGTGCGTTTTGAGCGTTGGCAAGCCGATCGTGAGTTGGGAGAGAATCCACAACCAGAGACGGTGATCGCGGCTTATCAGCATGAAATTGACCGGCTAGTGGCTGAGAAGGGCTATCAGAGTTGGGATGTGATCAGCATGCGGCCTGACAATGCGCAGCGCGAAGTATTGCGTGAGAAATTTTTGTCTGAGCATACGCACGGTGAGGATGAGGTACGATTCTTCGTCGAGGGCTTTGGGCTATTCTGTTTGCATCTGAACGGAAAAATATACCAAATCTTATGTGAAAAGAATGACCTACTGTCCGTACCCGCCAATACACGCCATTGGTTCGACATGGGGTCAGAGCCGAATTTTACCGCCATTCGGGTGTTTGATAATCCTGAAGGGTGGGTGGCGAATTTTACCGGGGATGGGATAGCGAGTCATTATCCTCGTTTGAAGTAA
- the mtnC gene encoding acireductone synthase, which translates to MIQAIVTDIEGTTTDIRFVHQVLFPYARERLTSFLLEHQQEDEIVALLADLRRELAQPDADLDTLIAALHQFMDEDRKSTALKALQGIIWRTGYLQGDFRGHLYPEVAQQLADWQQQGVGLYVYSSGSVAAQKLLFGYSDAGDLRPLFSGYFDTHVGAKREVSAYENIANQLGIAPQSLLFLSDIRQELDAAQLAGWHTCQLIRDLPDSESRHRQVNRFDQIDLAI; encoded by the coding sequence ATGATTCAGGCCATTGTGACTGATATTGAAGGCACCACCACGGACATCCGTTTCGTTCATCAAGTTTTATTCCCTTATGCACGCGAACGGCTGACTTCCTTCCTGCTTGAGCATCAGCAAGAAGACGAGATTGTTGCATTGCTGGCGGATTTACGCCGTGAACTGGCGCAGCCAGACGCAGATCTTGATACGCTGATCGCGGCCTTACACCAATTTATGGATGAAGATCGTAAATCCACCGCGCTAAAAGCCCTTCAGGGCATCATCTGGCGCACAGGCTATCTGCAAGGGGATTTTCGCGGTCATTTGTACCCCGAGGTTGCTCAACAATTGGCTGATTGGCAACAACAAGGAGTGGGGCTTTATGTTTATTCATCTGGCTCGGTTGCCGCGCAGAAATTACTGTTTGGTTACAGTGATGCAGGGGATTTACGCCCCTTATTCAGCGGCTACTTTGATACCCATGTTGGGGCTAAGCGAGAAGTGAGTGCTTACGAAAATATCGCCAACCAGCTAGGCATTGCGCCTCAATCATTGCTGTTTTTATCTGATATCCGCCAAGAACTGGATGCGGCACAGCTCGCAGGCTGGCATACCTGTCAGCTAATTCGTGATCTCCCCGATAGTGAGAGCCGTCACCGCCAAGTAAACCGTTTCGATCAGATCGATTTAGCCATTTAA